A window from Aeromonas rivipollensis encodes these proteins:
- the rlmD gene encoding 23S rRNA (uracil(1939)-C(5))-methyltransferase RlmD, translating into MAQFFKPQKKSTQPQRIEFTIDSLDHHCVGVGRHQGKAIFVEGALPGELIKARIVDDKKHYAHAALQQIVTPAANRIDPFCPHYRECGGCSAQHLGEADQQAVKEAGLISLFERLGNIKAPALEPVLKGESRAYRRVCRLAIKFDKNGRCTRVGFRRRQSNDLVEVAGCPVLADPLSALITPLRDCLNRLKSQRELGHAELIQAEQGIMMLLRHTGRPNEADRALLVAFAEAQGIDLYLQAADERIEPLRQQFQPSYTLDGLSLAFAPGDFIQVNGPINQSMVTQALAWLGATKDDKVLDLFCGIGNFTLPLARQSREVVGVEGELAMVARAEENARRNGIDNARFYKADLSGDIVGMSWAREGFDLVLLDPARPGALEVMSHVAALSPKRVVYVSCNPVTLARDSQVLVKGGYRLARLGMLDMFPHTGHLESMALFERD; encoded by the coding sequence ATGGCCCAGTTTTTCAAGCCCCAAAAGAAATCCACCCAGCCCCAACGTATTGAATTTACGATAGACAGTCTGGACCACCACTGTGTCGGTGTCGGCCGTCATCAGGGCAAGGCCATCTTCGTCGAAGGGGCACTCCCCGGTGAGCTGATCAAGGCTCGCATCGTCGATGACAAGAAGCACTATGCCCACGCCGCCCTGCAACAGATAGTGACCCCGGCGGCCAATCGCATCGATCCCTTCTGCCCCCATTATCGCGAGTGCGGCGGTTGCAGTGCCCAGCACCTCGGCGAAGCGGATCAGCAGGCGGTCAAGGAAGCCGGGCTGATCAGCCTGTTCGAGCGCCTTGGCAACATCAAGGCTCCGGCGCTCGAGCCCGTGCTCAAGGGAGAGTCCCGCGCCTACCGCCGGGTCTGCCGTCTCGCCATCAAGTTTGACAAGAACGGTCGCTGCACCAGGGTGGGTTTTCGTCGCCGTCAATCCAATGATCTGGTGGAGGTAGCGGGCTGCCCCGTGTTGGCCGATCCCCTCTCTGCCCTTATCACGCCCCTGCGCGACTGCCTCAATCGCTTGAAGAGCCAGCGCGAGCTGGGCCATGCGGAGCTCATCCAGGCCGAACAGGGCATCATGATGCTGCTGCGCCACACAGGTCGCCCCAACGAGGCGGATCGCGCCCTGCTGGTGGCGTTTGCCGAGGCCCAGGGGATAGACCTCTACCTTCAGGCGGCGGATGAACGCATCGAACCCCTGCGCCAACAATTTCAGCCGAGCTACACCCTTGATGGCCTGTCTCTTGCATTCGCCCCTGGCGACTTCATTCAGGTCAACGGCCCCATCAACCAGAGCATGGTGACCCAGGCGCTGGCGTGGCTGGGGGCGACCAAGGACGACAAGGTGCTGGATCTCTTCTGCGGCATCGGCAACTTCACCCTGCCGCTGGCCCGTCAGTCCCGTGAAGTGGTGGGGGTCGAGGGGGAGCTCGCCATGGTGGCCCGTGCCGAGGAGAATGCCCGTCGCAACGGCATCGACAACGCCCGTTTCTACAAGGCGGATTTGAGCGGTGACATAGTCGGCATGTCCTGGGCGCGGGAAGGCTTCGATCTGGTGCTGCTGGATCCGGCCCGGCCCGGGGCGCTGGAAGTCATGAGCCACGTGGCGGCACTTTCGCCCAAGCGGGTGGTCTATGTTTCCTGTAACCCTGTCACCCTGGCCCGGGACAGCCAGGTGCTGGTGAAGGGGGGTTATCGACTGGCCCGCCTGGGGATGCTGGACATGTTCCCCCACACCGGCCATCTGGAGTCCATGGCGCTGTTTGAACGGGATTGA
- the barA gene encoding two-component sensor histidine kinase BarA, whose translation MTKYGLRARVLAFTILPTLIIGGLIAGYFTFHRYHQLENNLIDQGINIIEPLAIASEYGMTQHSRESLKRLIGLTHRKNSPFIKSIAVFTQDNQLFVTSNYHRDFSQLRLPDGSAIPALTSVTFNGDDIILRTPIQAETSLDGFPLPSDLEPPVIGYISMQLATDRAIVLQYRDAFFAVIIVLIGLAISTLFGFRLVKSVTQPITDMVQAVHRIREGRLDTRVSGQLTGELDMLKNGINAMAKALSEYHEEMQQNIDQATSDLRETLEQIEIQNVELDMAKKRAQEAARVKSEFLANMSHELRTPLNGVIGFTRQLLKTSLTPSQTDYMQTIEKSARNLLGIINDILDFSKLEAGKLQLEHIPFSLRDTLNETMHLLGPSAHDKQLELSLQVDAAVPDYLTGDPMRLQQVLTNLTGNAIKFTERGNVDVRVEQTGAPNGSKVRLRVLIRDTGIGISEEQQRQLFQAFNQADSSISRRYGGTGLGLVITQKLVQQMGGQIRFESELGKGSVFSFNLELDVSPLPQTERLPLDRILGKRVWLLEPDPFTHASLLALLAEWQLDVQSLTMADDWPEMGSQDMVIIGSSTLHSPQQVITRLDGLSGQQNTIVLLSSHEPALYDAMLAHGAAHCLSKPINHRKLLHALLSPEAARRTPLPAPAPHRVQAVKVLAVDDNAANLKLIAAMLKEMVTEVVVCKNGKEAVNLAQSQPFDIIFMDIQMPVMDGISATQAIRHHSLNTETPIVAVTAHAIPGERERLIRQGMDDYLAKPIDEGMLAQLITDFAHRRHQNQGDQQIDWTLAIRQAAGKPELAREMLTMLLASFDEVEPMLDEALSGGVEDAEVLAQLHRLNGGCAYSGVPGLQRLLSQLEQQLRDGVPVSELEPELLELQDALEQVRREAPRYLSLAE comes from the coding sequence ATGACCAAGTACGGCCTCAGAGCCCGTGTACTGGCATTTACCATATTGCCAACCCTGATCATCGGCGGCCTGATCGCCGGTTACTTCACCTTCCACCGCTACCATCAGCTGGAAAACAACCTGATCGATCAGGGCATCAACATCATAGAGCCCCTGGCCATCGCCAGTGAATACGGCATGACCCAGCACAGTCGCGAATCCCTCAAGCGGCTGATAGGGCTGACCCATCGCAAGAACTCCCCCTTCATCAAGTCCATCGCCGTCTTCACCCAGGACAACCAGCTGTTCGTCACCTCCAACTATCACAGGGACTTCAGCCAGCTGCGCCTGCCGGACGGCAGCGCCATCCCGGCGCTGACCAGCGTCACCTTCAACGGCGATGACATCATATTGCGCACCCCCATCCAGGCCGAGACCAGCCTGGACGGCTTCCCCCTGCCGAGCGACCTGGAGCCGCCTGTCATCGGCTACATCTCCATGCAGCTCGCCACCGACAGGGCCATAGTCCTGCAGTATCGCGACGCCTTCTTCGCGGTGATCATAGTGCTCATCGGTCTGGCCATCAGTACCCTGTTCGGCTTCCGTCTGGTCAAGAGCGTGACCCAGCCCATCACCGACATGGTGCAGGCGGTGCACCGAATCAGGGAGGGGCGCCTCGATACCCGGGTCAGCGGCCAGCTCACCGGCGAGCTGGACATGCTCAAAAACGGCATCAACGCCATGGCCAAGGCGCTCTCCGAATACCATGAGGAGATGCAGCAGAACATCGATCAGGCGACTTCGGATCTGCGAGAGACCCTGGAGCAGATAGAGATTCAAAACGTCGAGCTCGACATGGCCAAGAAGCGGGCGCAAGAGGCGGCCAGGGTCAAGTCCGAGTTCCTGGCCAACATGTCCCACGAGCTGCGCACCCCGCTCAACGGTGTCATCGGCTTCACCCGCCAGCTGCTCAAGACCAGCCTGACCCCGAGCCAGACCGACTACATGCAGACCATAGAGAAGTCGGCGCGCAACCTGCTCGGCATCATCAACGACATCCTCGACTTCTCCAAGCTGGAGGCGGGCAAGCTGCAGCTCGAGCATATACCGTTCAGCCTGAGGGACACCCTCAACGAGACCATGCACCTGCTGGGACCGAGTGCCCACGACAAGCAGCTCGAGCTCTCCTTGCAGGTGGATGCCGCCGTGCCGGACTACCTCACCGGCGACCCCATGCGCCTGCAACAGGTGCTGACCAACCTCACCGGCAACGCCATCAAGTTCACCGAACGCGGCAACGTCGATGTGCGCGTCGAGCAGACCGGGGCCCCCAACGGCAGCAAGGTACGACTGCGGGTCCTCATCCGGGATACCGGCATCGGCATCTCGGAAGAGCAGCAACGCCAGCTGTTCCAGGCCTTCAATCAGGCCGACTCGTCGATCTCCCGCCGCTATGGCGGCACCGGACTTGGCCTCGTCATCACCCAGAAACTGGTGCAGCAGATGGGAGGCCAGATCCGCTTCGAATCCGAACTTGGCAAGGGCTCCGTCTTCTCCTTCAACCTGGAGCTGGATGTCTCCCCCCTGCCCCAGACCGAGCGGCTGCCGCTGGACCGCATCCTGGGCAAGCGGGTCTGGCTGCTGGAGCCGGATCCCTTCACCCACGCCTCCCTGCTCGCCCTGCTGGCCGAATGGCAACTGGACGTGCAGTCCCTGACCATGGCCGACGACTGGCCGGAGATGGGCAGCCAGGACATGGTGATCATCGGCAGCAGCACACTGCACAGCCCGCAACAGGTGATCACCCGCCTCGATGGCCTCAGCGGGCAACAGAACACCATAGTGCTGCTCAGCAGCCACGAGCCGGCGCTCTATGACGCCATGCTGGCCCATGGCGCCGCCCACTGCCTCTCCAAGCCCATCAACCACCGCAAGCTGCTGCACGCCCTGCTCTCCCCCGAGGCGGCCAGGCGCACGCCGCTGCCCGCGCCGGCCCCCCACCGGGTACAGGCCGTCAAGGTGCTGGCGGTGGATGACAACGCCGCCAACCTCAAGCTCATCGCTGCCATGCTCAAGGAGATGGTGACCGAGGTGGTGGTGTGCAAGAACGGCAAGGAGGCGGTCAACCTGGCCCAGAGCCAGCCGTTCGACATCATCTTCATGGATATACAGATGCCCGTCATGGATGGCATCAGCGCCACCCAGGCGATCCGCCATCACTCCCTCAACACCGAGACCCCCATAGTCGCGGTCACCGCCCATGCCATACCGGGCGAGCGGGAGCGGCTGATCCGCCAGGGCATGGACGACTACCTGGCCAAGCCCATCGACGAGGGCATGCTGGCGCAGCTCATCACCGACTTCGCCCACAGGCGCCACCAGAACCAGGGGGATCAGCAGATAGACTGGACCCTGGCGATACGTCAGGCGGCGGGCAAGCCGGAACTCGCCAGGGAGATGCTGACCATGCTGCTGGCCAGCTTCGACGAGGTGGAGCCCATGCTGGACGAGGCGCTGTCCGGCGGGGTGGAGGATGCCGAGGTGCTGGCCCAGCTACATCGCCTCAACGGCGGCTGTGCCTACTCGGGGGTGCCCGGCCTGCAACGCCTGCTCTCCCAGCTCGAGCAGCAGCTGCGCGACGGCGTGCCGGTCAGCGAGCTCGAACCCGAGCTGCTGGAGCTGCAAGATGCCCTGGAGCAGGTGAGGCGGGAGGCCCCTCGCTACCTCTCCCTGGCCGAGTGA
- a CDS encoding DUF1456 family protein yields the protein MTNNDILRRLRYALTISNDQMVEMFAKGNLTVTHAQLHSWLLKEAAEGEEQEAGYAACPDSALSQFLDGFIAVRRGVRENAPPQVIPNRINNNLILRKLRIGLDYKEEDMLGTLKLANFNLSKSELSALFRAKDHKHYQDCGDQILRNFLIGLTAKYRSEP from the coding sequence ATGACCAACAACGATATTCTGCGCCGCCTGCGCTACGCCCTCACCATCAGCAACGATCAGATGGTCGAGATGTTTGCCAAGGGCAACCTGACTGTCACCCACGCCCAGCTCCACAGCTGGTTGCTGAAAGAGGCAGCGGAAGGGGAAGAGCAGGAAGCAGGCTATGCCGCCTGCCCGGACTCGGCCCTGAGCCAGTTCCTCGACGGCTTCATCGCCGTGCGTCGCGGTGTGCGGGAAAATGCCCCGCCCCAGGTGATCCCGAACCGGATCAACAACAACCTGATCCTGCGCAAGCTGCGCATCGGCCTCGACTACAAGGAAGAAGACATGCTGGGCACCCTCAAGCTCGCCAACTTCAACCTCTCCAAGTCCGAGCTGAGCGCCCTGTTCCGCGCCAAGGATCACAAGCACTACCAGGATTGCGGGGATCAGATCCTGCGCAACTTCCTCATCGGCCTCACCGCCAAGTACAGGTCAGAGCCATGA
- the recO gene encoding DNA repair protein RecO, with product MLSPAFVIHSRPYRETSQLVEVFTQDSGRFTLVARGSRGPRSPLKGLLQPFTLLTMSWRGKGDLKNLAQVECPDHSLRLGGDRLFYGLYLNELVYYLLEAHTPFPEVFDAYARALMALADGETPELPLRRFEFLLLQALGYAVDFEYAADDDSPIQPELLYGFERELGFVACERAPDPRTLFLGAHLLAFAEGCFDTPPLLQAAKRFSRLALQPYLGKRQLKSRELFLKRKASMQG from the coding sequence TTGCTGAGTCCGGCTTTCGTCATCCACAGTCGGCCCTATCGGGAGACCAGCCAGCTGGTCGAGGTCTTCACCCAGGATAGCGGCCGATTTACTCTGGTGGCTCGCGGTTCCCGCGGGCCACGCTCCCCTCTGAAGGGGCTGCTGCAACCCTTCACCCTGCTCACCATGAGCTGGCGTGGCAAGGGAGATCTCAAGAACCTCGCCCAGGTCGAATGCCCTGATCACTCCCTGCGACTCGGTGGCGATCGCCTCTTCTACGGTCTCTATCTCAACGAGCTGGTCTACTACCTGCTCGAAGCCCATACCCCCTTTCCCGAGGTGTTCGATGCCTATGCCCGTGCCCTGATGGCGCTGGCGGACGGCGAGACACCTGAGCTGCCCCTGCGCCGCTTCGAGTTTCTGCTGTTGCAGGCCCTTGGCTATGCGGTGGATTTTGAATATGCCGCCGACGACGACTCCCCGATCCAGCCCGAGCTGCTCTACGGCTTCGAGCGGGAGCTTGGCTTTGTCGCTTGCGAGCGGGCGCCGGATCCCCGTACCCTGTTCCTCGGCGCCCACCTGCTGGCCTTCGCCGAGGGGTGCTTCGATACCCCTCCCTTGCTGCAGGCGGCCAAGCGTTTCAGCCGGCTGGCGCTGCAACCCTATCTGGGTAAGCGCCAGTTAAAGAGCCGGGAGCTGTTTTTAAAACGTAAAGCCAGCATGCAAGGCTGA
- the pdxJ gene encoding pyridoxine 5'-phosphate synthase, with protein sequence MSEIYLGVNIDHIATLRNARGTQYPDPVQAAFVAEQAGADGITVHLREDRRHITDRDVEILRQTIQTRMNLEMAVTEEMIGIACRIKPQFVCLVPEKRTEVTTEGGLDVAGQLDKITDAVTRLAAVGAQVSLFIDADPIQIDAAAESGAPFIEIHTGRYADATTDAERNAEFKRIAAGASYAAGKGLKVNAGHGLHYHNVKAIAAIPELYELNIGHAIIGRAAFDGLAKAVSDMRALMQEARQGI encoded by the coding sequence ATGAGTGAAATCTATCTGGGTGTGAACATCGACCATATCGCCACTCTGCGCAACGCCCGCGGCACCCAGTATCCCGATCCTGTCCAGGCCGCCTTCGTGGCCGAGCAGGCCGGTGCCGATGGCATTACAGTGCACCTGCGCGAAGATCGCCGCCACATTACCGACCGCGACGTGGAAATACTGCGCCAGACCATCCAGACCAGGATGAACCTGGAGATGGCGGTGACCGAGGAGATGATCGGCATCGCCTGCCGCATCAAGCCCCAGTTCGTCTGCCTGGTGCCGGAGAAGCGCACCGAGGTGACCACCGAGGGCGGTCTGGATGTGGCCGGTCAGCTCGACAAGATCACCGATGCGGTGACCCGCCTCGCCGCCGTCGGTGCCCAGGTGTCGCTCTTTATCGACGCCGACCCCATCCAGATAGATGCGGCCGCCGAGAGCGGCGCCCCCTTTATCGAGATCCACACCGGCCGCTACGCCGATGCCACCACCGATGCCGAGCGCAACGCCGAGTTCAAGCGCATCGCCGCCGGTGCCTCCTATGCCGCTGGCAAGGGCTTGAAGGTCAATGCCGGCCACGGTCTGCACTACCACAACGTCAAGGCCATCGCCGCCATCCCCGAGCTCTATGAGCTCAACATCGGCCATGCCATCATAGGCCGTGCCGCCTTCGACGGTCTGGCCAAGGCGGTCAGCGATATGCGGGCACTGATGCAAGAAGCCCGTCAGGGGATCTGA
- a CDS encoding N-acetylmuramoyl-L-alanine amidase encodes MGQRTCPPSFRLGGRPRWPSLVSPWPDRCRTILLSLCLLLGLGACQPAPYQLSTRHISANQNERIAFLILHYTDEDDARSLHLLTASDYKVSAHYLIPRDTEQRPLPVYQLVPDSQRAWHAGRSRWHQYAGLNASSLGIEIVNLGYPTEDESLPAHLRRWQPYTRAQIAALGALTRDLVDRYRIPPTQVLAHSDIAPERKQDPGPYFPWRELALHHGVGAWPDEARVAELRQTQLPLWDAQQWQQRLARYGYGVAPSGAWDEQSRAAMRAFQLHFRPTLVSGEPDAECQAILEALLERYFPKPG; translated from the coding sequence ATGGGCCAGCGCACCTGCCCCCCGTCATTCCGCCTGGGCGGCAGGCCGCGCTGGCCATCCCTTGTTTCCCCCTGGCCAGACAGATGCCGCACCATACTGCTGTCACTCTGCCTGCTGCTGGGGCTCGGCGCCTGCCAACCGGCGCCTTATCAGCTCTCTACCCGTCATATCAGTGCCAACCAGAATGAGCGCATCGCTTTTCTGATCCTCCACTACACCGACGAGGACGACGCCCGCTCCCTGCATCTGCTGACCGCATCAGATTACAAAGTAAGTGCCCACTACCTGATCCCCCGCGACACCGAGCAACGCCCGCTCCCCGTTTACCAGCTGGTGCCCGACAGCCAGCGTGCCTGGCACGCCGGTCGCAGCCGCTGGCATCAGTATGCCGGGCTCAACGCCAGCTCGCTGGGCATTGAGATAGTCAATCTGGGTTATCCCACGGAAGACGAATCCCTGCCCGCCCACCTGAGGCGCTGGCAACCCTATACTCGGGCACAGATCGCCGCCCTCGGCGCCCTCACCCGGGATCTGGTCGATCGTTATCGCATTCCCCCCACCCAGGTGCTGGCCCACAGCGACATAGCCCCCGAACGCAAGCAGGATCCCGGCCCCTACTTCCCCTGGCGCGAGCTGGCCCTGCACCATGGCGTCGGCGCCTGGCCAGACGAGGCCAGAGTGGCCGAGCTGCGCCAGACGCAGCTCCCCCTCTGGGATGCGCAGCAATGGCAACAACGACTCGCCCGCTACGGCTATGGGGTAGCGCCAAGCGGCGCCTGGGATGAGCAGAGCCGCGCCGCGATGCGCGCCTTCCAGCTTCATTTCAGACCCACTCTGGTCAGCGGGGAGCCGGATGCCGAGTGCCAGGCCATCCTCGAGGCCCTGCTGGAGCGTTACTTCCCCAAGCCGGGCTGA
- the relA gene encoding GTP diphosphokinase yields the protein MVAVREIHLKDNFTLEEWVSSLSLSESDKNQLRTVYQYCLTLGDEALTSRLLVRGVEMVGILLMLSMDLATLKSAILYPFVEAGLIKQEKVNEDFGPKIAKLVEGVLEMEAIRSLQTLHRSETSPEQVDNVRRMLLAMVEDVRAVVIKLAERIACLREAKLADEETRVLMAQEITNIYAPLANRLGIGQLKWELEDLAFRYLHPDTYKQIAKQLDEKRLDRERYIREFVQSLRDALAEAGVEAEVYGRPKHIYSIWRKMQKKHLEFNELFDVRAVRVITKRLQDCYAALGIVHTHFHHIPREFDDYVANPKPNGYQSIHTVVVGEEGKTVEIQIRTEQMHQDAELGVAAHWRYKEGAQAAAKTSTFEDKIEWLRKLLAWQEDLSESGSLLDDLRSQVFEDRVYVFTPKGDVIDLPAGATPLDFAYHVHSMIGHRCIGTKVDGRIVPFTYTLQTGDQVEVITQKEPNPSRDWMNPNAGFLRSSRARAKVATWFRKLDRDKNIAAGKELLEKELDRHNLTLSKVDKVVLERFHAEELEDLLAGIGSGDIRINQLLNYLDTRYNKPTAEEEDRRLLEKLEQKANAPFRPKAKDHIVVEGVGNLMTHIARCCQPIPGDSIQGFITMGRGVSIHREDCEQLKELSRRNPERLIDAVWGENYSGGYGLTIRILSNDRSGLLRDITTVLANEKINVMGVRSRSNVREQTAEIDMELEIYNINAFNRALAKLSQLNDVISAKRL from the coding sequence ATGGTTGCGGTGCGCGAAATTCATTTGAAAGACAATTTCACTCTGGAGGAGTGGGTCAGCTCCCTCTCCTTAAGTGAAAGTGACAAGAATCAACTGCGAACCGTCTACCAGTATTGTCTGACGCTTGGCGACGAGGCGCTCACCAGCCGCCTGCTGGTGCGTGGTGTCGAGATGGTGGGCATACTGCTGATGCTCAGCATGGATCTCGCCACCCTCAAGTCGGCCATTCTCTATCCCTTCGTCGAAGCCGGTCTCATCAAGCAGGAGAAGGTGAACGAGGACTTCGGCCCCAAGATCGCCAAGCTGGTGGAAGGGGTGCTGGAGATGGAGGCCATCCGCTCCCTGCAGACCCTGCACCGCAGCGAGACCTCGCCGGAGCAGGTGGACAACGTGCGCCGCATGCTGCTCGCCATGGTGGAGGATGTGCGCGCTGTCGTCATCAAGCTGGCGGAGCGGATCGCCTGCCTGCGGGAGGCCAAGCTGGCGGATGAGGAGACCCGGGTGCTGATGGCCCAGGAGATCACCAACATCTATGCGCCCCTTGCCAACCGCCTCGGCATAGGCCAGCTCAAGTGGGAGCTCGAAGATCTCGCCTTCCGTTACCTGCACCCGGACACCTACAAGCAGATCGCCAAGCAGCTCGACGAGAAACGGCTCGATCGGGAGCGCTACATCCGCGAGTTCGTGCAGTCCCTGCGCGATGCGCTGGCGGAGGCCGGGGTCGAGGCCGAAGTCTACGGCCGTCCGAAACACATCTACAGCATCTGGCGCAAGATGCAGAAGAAGCACCTCGAATTCAACGAGTTGTTCGACGTGCGCGCGGTGCGGGTGATCACCAAGCGGCTGCAGGATTGCTATGCGGCGCTCGGCATAGTCCACACCCATTTCCACCATATTCCCCGCGAGTTTGACGACTATGTCGCCAACCCCAAGCCCAACGGCTACCAGTCCATCCACACTGTGGTGGTGGGGGAGGAGGGGAAGACGGTGGAGATCCAGATCCGCACCGAGCAGATGCATCAGGATGCCGAACTCGGCGTCGCGGCTCACTGGCGCTACAAGGAAGGGGCTCAGGCCGCCGCCAAGACCAGTACCTTCGAAGACAAGATCGAGTGGCTGCGCAAGCTCCTCGCCTGGCAGGAGGATCTCTCCGAGAGCGGCTCCCTGCTGGACGACCTGCGCAGTCAGGTGTTCGAGGACAGAGTCTATGTGTTCACCCCCAAGGGGGACGTCATCGACCTGCCAGCGGGGGCCACCCCGCTCGATTTCGCCTATCACGTTCACAGCATGATCGGCCACCGCTGCATCGGGACCAAGGTAGATGGCCGCATAGTGCCCTTTACCTACACCCTGCAGACAGGTGATCAGGTGGAGGTGATCACCCAGAAGGAGCCGAACCCGAGCCGGGACTGGATGAACCCCAATGCGGGCTTCCTGCGCTCCAGCCGGGCGAGAGCCAAGGTGGCGACCTGGTTCAGAAAGCTGGACCGGGACAAGAACATTGCCGCCGGCAAGGAGCTGCTGGAGAAGGAGCTGGACAGGCACAACCTGACGCTCTCCAAGGTGGACAAGGTGGTACTGGAACGCTTCCATGCGGAGGAGCTGGAGGATCTGCTGGCCGGGATCGGCAGCGGCGATATCCGCATCAACCAGCTGCTCAACTACCTCGACACCCGCTACAACAAGCCGACGGCGGAGGAAGAAGACCGCCGCCTGCTGGAGAAGCTGGAGCAGAAGGCCAATGCGCCCTTCCGTCCCAAGGCCAAGGATCACATCGTCGTGGAAGGGGTCGGCAATCTGATGACCCACATTGCCCGCTGCTGTCAGCCCATCCCGGGGGACTCCATCCAGGGCTTCATCACCATGGGCCGTGGCGTCTCCATTCACCGGGAAGATTGTGAACAGCTGAAAGAGCTCTCTCGCCGCAATCCGGAGCGACTGATCGATGCGGTCTGGGGGGAGAACTACTCCGGCGGTTATGGTCTCACCATCCGCATCCTCTCCAACGACAGATCCGGCCTGCTGCGGGACATCACTACAGTGCTGGCCAACGAGAAGATCAACGTCATGGGGGTGCGCTCGCGCTCCAACGTGCGCGAGCAGACCGCCGAGATCGACATGGAGCTGGAGATCTACAACATCAACGCCTTCAACCGGGCCTTGGCCAAGCTCAGCCAGCTCAACGACGTGATCAGCGCCAAGCGCCTGTGA